The Falco naumanni isolate bFalNau1 chromosome 1, bFalNau1.pat, whole genome shotgun sequence genome window below encodes:
- the LOC121090028 gene encoding cytochrome P450 2U1, with amino-acid sequence MGVTAGAWTWLLRAPTATELLLAALCWLGCYWLLRRPRPPPGLPPGPAPWPLVGNFAFALLPPPLLRRWAVEGRGGGRGSPAFSPHIFLTGLTKMYGSVFRLFVGSRPFIVLNTFGAVREALVQKAEVFSDRPSVPIVLMITRKKGVIFAPYGPVWKQQRKFSLSTLRHFGVGRHSLEPKIIEELKFIKEEMLKHGNNSFNPFPIIRNAVSNVICSMAFGRRFNYEDVEFKTMLKNMARALELSVNSYMILVNICPWLYYLPFGPFRELRKTELDITAFLKKIIAQHRDTLDAANPRDFIDMYFIHAEEEKNNKESSFNEDYLFFIIGDLFIAGTDTTSNTLLWCLLYMSLYPEVQEKVHAEIEAVLGRDKVPSLTHKTQMPFTEATIMEVQRMTAVVPLSIPRMASETAVLQGYTIPKGSVIVPNLWSVHRDPNIWEKPDEFQPSRFLDENGQLIKKEAFIPFGMGKRVCMGEQLAKMELFLIFASLMQSFTFLYPENAAQPSMEGRFGLTLAPCPFNIIALKK; translated from the exons ATGGGGGTGACTGCGGGAGCTTGGACGTGGCTGCTGCGGGCCCCCACCGCCACCGAGCTGCTGCTGGCGgccctgtgctggctgggctgctaCTGGCTGCTGCgccggccgcggccgccgccggggctACCGCCGGGCCCGGCGCCCTGGCCGCTGGTGGGCAACTTCGCCTTCGccctgctgccgccgccgctgctgaGGAGGTGGGCGGTggaggggcggggaggcggccgGGGGTCCCCCGCCTTCTCCCCCCACATTTTCCTCACCGGTCTCACCAAGATGTACGGCAGCGTCTTCCGGCTCTTCGTGGGCAGCCGCCCCTTCATCGTCCTCAACACCTTCGGGGCGGTGCGGGAGGCGCTGGTGCAGAAGGCGGAGGTGTTCAGCGACCGGCCCTCCGTCCCCATCGTCCTCATGATCACCCGCAAGAAGG GTGTTATTTTTGCACCTTATGGCCCTGTCTGGAAGCAACAGAGGAAATTTTCCCTCTCAACACTGCGTCATTTTGGAGTGGGAAGACACAGCTTAGAGCCTAAAATCATTGAGGAGCTGAAGTTTATAAAGGAGGAGATGCTGAAGCATggaaataattcatttaatCCCTTTCCAATCATTCGCAACGCAGTATCCAATGTGATCTGTTCCATGGCCTTTGGCAGGCGTTTTAACTACGAAGATGTTGAGTTCAAGACGATGCTGAAAAACATGGCCCGTGCGCTAGAGCTAAGCGTGAACAGCTATATGATCCTGGTCAATATCTGCCCATGGCTGTACTACCTTCCCTTTGGGCCTTTCCGGGAACTTAGGAAAACAGAATTAGATATTActgcttttctaaagaaaataattgcacAGCACAGGGATACACTGGATGCAGCAAATCCCAGGGACTTCATTGATATGTACTTCATCCACGcggaggaggaaaagaacaacAAGGAGAGCAGTTTTAATGAAGACTACCTGTTTTTTATCATTGGTGACCTTTTCATCGCAGGCACAGACACTACTTCCAACACATTACTGTGGTGCCTGCTCTACATGTCTCTCTACCCAGAAGTACAAg AGAAGGTTCATGCAGAAATTGAAGCAGTTCTAGGACGTGACAAAGTTCCCTCTCTTACCCACAAGACTCAAATGCCCTTCACGGAGGCAACCATTATGGAAGTGCAGAGGATGACTGCAGTTGTTCCCCTTTCTATTCCTCGAATGGCCTCAGAAACTGCTG TGCTCCAGGGATATACTATTCCTAAGGGCAGTGTGATCGTGCCCAACTTGTGGTCAGTACACAGAGATCCTAACATTTGGGAGAAACCAGATGAATTCCAACCATCAAGATTTCTGGATGAAAACGGCCAGCTAATTAAGAAAGAGGCGTTCATTCCTTTCGGAATGG GTAAACGTGTGTGCATGGGAGAGCAGTTGGCAAAAATGGAGCTGTTCTTAATTTTTGCAAGTCTAATGCagagttttacctttttgtaCCCTGAAAATGCTGCACAACCATCTATGGAGGGAAGGTTTGGTCTAACGTTAGCTCCATGTCCATTCAATATAATAGCTTTGAAGAAATGA